In Centropristis striata isolate RG_2023a ecotype Rhode Island chromosome 1, C.striata_1.0, whole genome shotgun sequence, one DNA window encodes the following:
- the LOC131968395 gene encoding E3 ubiquitin-protein ligase RBBP6-like produces MSCVHYKFSSKLDYNTVTFDGLHITLNELKRQIMARERLKATDCDLQITNAQTREEYTDDEAHIPKHSSVIVRRTPLGGVKPAGRTFIVDRSDTAVVGSSRPTDSSPSMSLAQLAKTANLVDANASEEDKIKAMMSQSNHEYDPIHYSKKAVGPPPAHYTCFRCGKAGHYIRQCPLLMVQDKSVEGPKPVRISKGIPQSFMVKAEPGTKGAMLTSTGEYAIPAIDAEAYAQGKKERPPFVPHDQSSSEDDTDPIPDELLCPICNDLMTDAVVIPCCGNSYCDDCIRTTLLDSEEHICYTCKQSDVSPDNLIANKFLRQAVNNFKNETGYTKHVRKQMQNAAPPPPRPQLVRPLHSRQQDPLMANISQPPPVCPPSTAPQAQVPPPAPAPAPSPAPAPAPALSPAPAATSAPTPPHAAAVEEQVNSPAPAPVVDHNSPMHSTSHGEPPPPGESDPEPTVTPDSSVSSESGSHNYHLTVIGHPPPARPPHASGHQSRPQHSHSSRGGRPWERFYRSRGDHPSSHAQTAPPPPSVAPVYPAPSMYPPPPQSYPPPYTAAPGLIPPVMGYPPQPVYATGPPGLNPPWVAPGTQPPLVPLPPLSQPPLSKEDFYRQRHHRQDKAPSKLDEFTKDFHKELMKYRNAPKRRRPSYSRSRSYSRSPFSRSPYSRSRSRSRSRSRSYSFSPSRSRSRSRSHGRFYPRSPYSRRNGRSYGRSRSRSRSRSRSYGYRRSGSPRSPPPYRPGGWEGAEGAGPYRSRSRSRSPGPGGFRSRSPGARKPPPREMPPYELKGPSPGGNDRWEREKFRQWEKEYADWYNKYYKDYDNQHPSMHHRGRGSRDRERERMSPLPRDYSPQGRGRRGREERGAPPHHPPSSSSSGNKSSAKVLKTKKVKKKRTGEESEPSHQSVDRGDATPVRDEPMDEIPSLVKTPPMSSKASAGAPTSKAPASKSTASTTKPSTKSTSKTQSDKTKKDKGQKVKPKAKTEGVKAKSGDKVKKKTVDAVVPKKKESSSSSATKILKTVKPKPEDAPNSTTAKKEKGKSSAVRLPLLKTPPLSSQNLPLHHSSLHDGPRISHDIRGRRDLPQGGGLLPIPHGLTPIHRPPSPDSRRRMGEESRCLLGPPPGKLRRMDTLGGGVDMLSHSHMSHQPPLHRLPPSDRAGILPIPGSREMNRGDSDRGSIRPLMDLQVKPLPQRRIKLNRDLGRKGSTETPPSDRAASGPEKTTSSSDRSASANFSEGDRPSSSAEVPGRKERSSSAEQGAPRERPGSAGERLQGSDREQSRSSGPDRERDRASGSDRDRDRGIASDRDRDRDRDRVSGSQKLAVTVERDPEGERSVRTERKTSRSGSAGGRSVSLDKLTIAEKSAASKSSTDPHEKPSTSSKERGEGSERSAKSDRSVSKDRTERSVPSGEKPAAAHREAVKDSEESVVKRPRISRKALTSHTVSSTRSNQETKRDSDKDQKSASSKPAEQPPSSPMQSHGRSPSISPAPSPAREEPLIQPPPRSKWEREDDEEGQENGLSAPKEPSPVPQRSRGRELQTEAPKPVRGEGRDSTREERRGVVREEKKGRAPREEGKGGRTAQANSDKPTKIKLVREEARGAREEGRAAAREEGRGGGRDEGRGVPGKEERAAEGRGGGREEIRGPEPRRQRLCSDLGRETDEAAFVPDYSEGEGSEPERGRSGSPSQSNSQPSTPSPSNHSGSGTTATDKKKKKHKKHKKHKKHKKHSALNKEGEEKEHKHKHKKKKHKKNKDKDGKEEEEKVEKAEEGALC; encoded by the exons ATGTCGTGTGTTCACTATAAGTTTTCTTCCAAACTGGACTACAACACAGTCACTTTCGATGGGCTGCATATCACCCTCAACGAGCTTAAAAGGCAGATTATGGCCCGAGAGCGCCTCAAGGCCACAGACTGCGACCTGCAGATCACCAATGCGCAGACTCGAGAAG AATACACAGATGATGAAGCCCACATCCCGAAACACTCATCCGTGATCGTCCGCCGAACTCCGCTTGGCGGAGTCAAACCTGCTGGCAGGACGTTCATTGT AGATCGTTCTGACACAGCTGTGGTGGGATCTTCTAGACCC ACTGATTCTTCTCCATCAATGTCACTCGCCCAACTTGCCAAG ACTGCTAACCTGGTTGACGCTAATGCATCAGAGGAGGACAAGATTAAAGCCATGATGTCTCAGTCCAATCATGAATATGACCCAATACA TTACTCCAAGAAGGCAGTTGGACCTCCACCTGCTCACTATACCTGCTTTCGTTGTGGAAAAGCTGGCCATTACATTCGGCAGTGCCCCTTGCTCATG gTCCAGGATAAGAGTGTGGAGGGTCCCAAGCCTGTAAGGATCAGTAAGGGTATTCCTCAGAGCTTCATGGTGAAAGCAGAGCCAGGAACCAAGGGAGCCATGTTAACGAGCACTGGAGAATACGCTATTCCTGCTATAGATGC GGAGGCATATGCACAAGGAAAGAAGGAGCGCCCTCCGTTTGTTCCACATGACCAGTCTTCATCCGAGGACGATACTGACCCAATCCCAGATGAACTCTTGTGTCCGATCTGCAATGACCTGATGACGGATGCCGTAGTTATACCTTGTTGTGGAAACAGTTACTGCGATGATT gtATCAGGACAACCTTGTTGGACTCAGAGGAACACATCTGCTACACATGCAAACAGTCAGATGTTTCACCTGATAATCTCATTGCCAACAAGTTTCTCCGACAG GCTGTGAACAACTTTAAGAACGAGACAGGATACACCAAACATGTACgcaaacagatgcaaaatgcaGCCCCGCCTCCGCCGCGCCCTCAGTTGGTCAGGCCTCTGCACTCAAGACAGCAGGACCCACTCATGGCCAATATCAGTCAACCTCCACCTGTATGCCCACCCTCCACTGCCCCTCAAGCACAGGTTCCGCCCCCTGCTCCCgctcctgctccttctcctgctcctgcACCAGCACCAGCTCTGTCACCTGCTCCTGCTGCTACTTCTGCCCCTACCCCTCctcatgctgctgctgtggaagaGCAAGTCAATTCACCAGCCCCTGCACCTGTTGTGGACCACAATTCTCCTATGCACTCCACCAGCCATGGTGAACCACCCCCACCGgg TGAGTCTGATCCAGAACCTACTGTGACACCAGACTCATCTGTAAGCTCAGAAAGTGGATCACAT AACTACCATTTAACTGTAATTGGCCACCCGCCACCTGCAAGGCCTCCTCATGCATCAG GTCACCAGTCACGGCCACAGCACTctcacagcagcagaggaggcagACCCTGGGAGAG GTTTTACAGAAGTAGAGGAGATCACCCCTCCTCACACGCACAGACGGCTCCACCTCCTCCGTCTGTAGCTCCAGTGTACCCAGCTCCGTCCATGTACCCGCCGCCACCACAGTCATACCCCCCGCCATACACAGCTGCCCCTGGGCTTATCCCTCCGGTCATGGGTTACCCACCCCAGCCTGTTTATGCCACTGGACCACCAGGGCTCAACCCTCCCTGGGTTGCCCCTGGTACACAGCCCCCTCTTGTCCCTCTTCCACCCCTCTCACAGCCCCCACTCTCTAAGGAAGATTTCTACAGACAGCGGCACCACCGACAGGACAA AGCTCCATCCAAACTGGATGAATTTACTAAAGACTTCCACAAAGAGCTTATGAAGTACAGGAATGCACCAAAGAGACGAAGGCCATCTTATTCAAG GTCCCGGTCATACAGTCGGTCTCCATTCAGCCGTTCTCCTTATTCTCGCTCTAGATCCAGATCTAGATCAAGATCCAGGTCTTACTCTTTTTCCCCCAGTCGTTCCCGGTCCCGTTCACGCTCCCATGGCCGGTTTTATCCCCGCTCCCCTTATTCTAGACGCAATGGACGCAGTTATGGACGCTCGCGATCAAGATCCCGTTCTCGTTCAAGGTCTTATGGGTACCGACGCTCTGGCTCTCCGCGGTCTCCTCCCCCCTATCGGCCAGGAGGCTGGGAGGGAGCAGAAGGAGCAGGACCTTACAGGTCTCGGTCGCGGTCTCGCTCCCCTGGCCCCGGTGGCTTCCGTAGCCGCAGTCCCGGTGCAAGAAAGCCACCTCCTCGAGAGATGCCGCCGTATGAACTGAAGGGTCCAAGTCCTGGAGGCAATGACCGCTGGGAAAGAGAAAAGTTTAGACAGTGGGAGAAAGAGTACGCAGACTGGTACAATAAGTACTACAAAGACTATGACAACCAACATCCCTCAATGCACCACAGAGGTCGTGGCAGCAGAGACAGGGAGAGGGAAAGAATGTCCCCACTACCTAGAGATTACTCCCCCCAGggtagaggaagaagagggagggaagagagaggagcACCCCCTCACCATCCTCCATCCTCTTCCTCATCAGGGAACAAGTCCAGCGCTAAAGTCCTGAAgacaaagaaagtaaaaaagaagAGGACTGGCGAGGAATCGGAGCCATCACATCAGTCAGTAGACAGGGGTGATGCTACTCCTGTCAGAGACGAGCCAATGGACGAAATCCCTTCACTCGTTAAAACGCCTCCCATGTCCTCAAAGGCTTCAGCCGGAGCTCCAACCTCTAAAGCTCCAGCCTCTAAAAGCACTGCTTCAACCACTAAACCCTCAACCAAGTCAACATCAAAGACTCAGTCTGACAAGACGAAGAAAGACAAGGGTCAGAAGGTTAAACCGAAAGCAAAGACGGAAGGCGTGAAGGCAAAGAGTGGTGACAAGGTGAAAAAGAAGACAGTAGACGCAGTGGTGCCCAAAAAGAAAGagtcctcctcatcctctgcCACGAAAATATTAAAGACTGTTAAACCCAAACCAGAAGATGCTCCCAACTCAACTACcgctaaaaaagaaaagggtaAAAGCTCTGCAGTGAGACTTCCCCTGCTGAAAACCCCTCCACTTTCCTCCCAGAACCTGCCTCTACATCATTCCTCCCTTCATGATGGCCCTCGAATCAGCCACGACATCCGTGGGAGAAGAGATCTTCCACAGGGCGGTGGGCTCCTTCCCATCCCCCATGGACTCACCCCCATCCACCGACCTCCCTCCCCCGACAGTCGGAGGAGGATGGGAGAGGAGAGCCGATGTCTGCTCGGACCTCCTCCTGGAAAGCTGAGGAGAATGGATACGCTAGGTGGTGGTGTTGATATGCTCTCCCACTCTCATATGTCTCATCAGCCCCCACTCCACAGACTCCCACCTTCAGACAGGGCTGGTATTCTTCCCATACCGGGGAGCCGCGAAATGAACCGGGGAGACTCCGATCGAGGATCCATCAGACCTCTAATGGACCTTCAG GTAAAGCCACTGCCTCAGAGGAGGATCAAGTTGAACAGAGATCTGGGGAGGAAAGGCAGCACTGAGACGCCACCCTCAGACAGGGCAGCATCAGGTCCTGAGAAGaccacctcctcctcagacCGATCCGCTTCTGCTAACTTCTCTGAAGGTGACCGTCCCAGCAGTTCAGCAGAAGTTCCTGGGAGAAAGGAGAGGTCATCATCTGCTGAGCAGGGCGCCCCCAGAGAAAGACCCGGAAGTGCAGGAGAGAGACTGCAGGGCTCGGACAGAGAGCAAAGCAGAAGCTCAGGACcggacagagagagggacagagccTCGGGGTCAGACAGAGACCGAGACAGAGGCATAGCgtctgacagagacagagatagagacagagacagggtcTCAGGCTCACAGAAGCTAGCTGTCACAGTGGAGAGAGATCCCGAAGGAGAGAGGTCGGTGAGGACAGAGCGAAAGACCTCCAGAAGTGGAAGTGCAGGAGGGAGGTCCGTCTCCCTGGACAAACTGACCATCGCCGAGAAATCAGCCGCTTCTAAAAGCTCAACAGATCCTCACGAGAAGCCGAGCACGTCCTCGAAGGAGAGAGGTGAAGGCTCAGAACGATCTGCTAAATCTGACAG GAGTGTGTCCAAggacagaacagagaggagtgTCCCCTCAGGAGAGAAGCCAGCTGCTGCTCACAGAGAAG CGGTGAAAGATAGTGAGGAGTCTGTTGTGAAGAGACCCAGGATCAGCCGAAAGGCTCTGACGAGCCACACTGTGAGCTCCACTAG GTCAAATCAAGAAACAAAACGCGACTCAGACAAAGATCAGAAGAGTGCATCCTCCAAACCTGCAGAGCAGCCACCATCAAGCCCTATGCAAAGTCATGGCCGCAGTCCAAGTATCAGCCCAGCACCCAGCCCGGCCAGGGAGGAGCCGCTCATTCAGCCTCCTCCTCGCTCCAAGTGGGAGAGAGAAGATGACGAAGAAGGCCAGGAAAACGGACTAAGTGCACCCAAAGAGCCCTCACCGGTTCCACAGAGGAGCCGAGGCAGAGAGTTGCAGACCGAAGCACCTAAACCTGTCAGGGGTGAAGGACGGGATTCAacaagggaggagaggagaggagtcgTGAGGGAAGAGAAGAAAGGGAGAGCACCAAGGGAAGAGGGTAAAGGTGGCAGGACAGCACAGGCAAATTCTGACAAACCAACCAAAATAAAGCTTGTGAGGGAGGAAGCGAGAGGAGcaagagaggaagggagagcTGCAgcaagagaggaggggagaggtgGAGGAAGGGATGAAGGGCGAGGAGTGCcagggaaggaggagagagcTGCAGAAGGCAGAGGTGGAGGACGGGAGGAGATTCGTGGCCCAGAGCCCAGGAGACAGCGTTTGTGTTCTGACCTGGGCCGCGAGACTGACGAGGCAGCCTTTGTGCCCGACTACAGTGAAGGCGAAGGCTCTGAGCCGGAGAGAGGAAGGAGTGGCAGCCCCAGCCAGTCCAACAGCCAACCCTCCACCCCGAGCCCCAGCAACCACAGCGGCTCGGGAACCACCGCCactgacaagaagaagaagaaacacaagaaacataaaaaacacaagaagcACAAGAAGCATAGTGCCCTGAacaaagaaggagaggaaaaggagcacaagcacaaacacaagaaaaagaaacacaaaaagaacaaagacaAGGAtgggaaggaagaggaggagaaggttgAGAAAGCAGAGGAAGGGGCCCTGTGCTAA